The genomic DNA CCGCCAAAGGCCAGAAACCTTTCGCCGTGGTAGTCACCTGTTCAGACTCTCGCGTCCCGCCGGAGTTAATATTCGACCAGGGGCTGGGTGATCTGTTTGTCATCCGTGTTGCTGGCAACGTATTTGACCCTGTTGCAATAGGCAGCGTCGAGTATGCCGTTGAACACCTCGGGACTCCCCTGGTGGTCGTCATGGGCCACGAGAAATGCGGAGCCGTCAAGGCAACCGCTGACGGAGGGGAAGTCCCCGGAAGCCTTGGCTCAATCGTTGCCAGGATTAAACCGTCAGTGGAAAAAGCCAAAGCCGCAGGGGTCACCGGCAACGACCTTTACGAAAAGGCCACTGATGAAAATATCAAGGCGGCAATCGCCGACTTGGAAAAAAGCCCTATTGTGAAGCATCTGAAAGAAAGCGGCAAACTTACTGTTATAGGTGCCAAGTACCATCTGGGCTCCGGCGAAGTGACGTTCGAAACCGCCAACTAAATACCATTGTAGAACCAAGTTGTGTTTTCATATGCCAGGTTGTGTTTTCAAAAGGCAATGGTGTGGAAAAACCATGTAAAAATAAAGTATAATATGGCTCATGAGACGGTACGAAATAAGTGACGAGCATTGGAACAAAATTAAAGATTTGCTGCGTATACGCGCTTTCGCCGCTGGGAGCAAGCAGGTGTAAAGGTGTTGTTCATGTCGGTTCCCTCCTGGTATTGGTGGTTTGTTGGCTTACTTAAACCATACCAGGATTTTTTCTTTTCCTCAATTCCCAGCATTCTTCATTACAGGAATGCTGCCTATAAGGAATGGAAACATGATAAAAGAGAAGCAAAACAATACTTGAAAGAACGTTCGTAGCCTACCTATTAGGAATGGAAACTGAAATCACC from Desulfurispora thermophila DSM 16022 includes the following:
- a CDS encoding carbonic anhydrase; translated protein: MRRKTVCFILAVLFVLAIAAMSGCAARQTAAQKAGDQVPVYKRSEVVASASEAKQLLIDGNKRFTSGKLASKDMGSTKREELAAKGQKPFAVVVTCSDSRVPPELIFDQGLGDLFVIRVAGNVFDPVAIGSVEYAVEHLGTPLVVVMGHEKCGAVKATADGGEVPGSLGSIVARIKPSVEKAKAAGVTGNDLYEKATDENIKAAIADLEKSPIVKHLKESGKLTVIGAKYHLGSGEVTFETAN